The Phoenix dactylifera cultivar Barhee BC4 chromosome 12, palm_55x_up_171113_PBpolish2nd_filt_p, whole genome shotgun sequence genome includes the window ttcttattataaaataagaaaaataaattttaaaataaatggaTTACAAAAAACGTTGCCCTTAGCTATAAAAATTTTTGACTGTTCTTTATTGTTCTGTCACTCATCTATGATCATGCCTTGATGCATTGATCAATCTCGACGATTGAatggaaaatataaaatataaaatccaaTGTATCTGTTGCTTATTCAATTTTTACCGTTACTTGGTTGGTTCAtgtgtaaaaaaatataaaatatataaataaatttatatctAAGTTTTTGGGATAAGCAATAATTTTAACATCATAAATAGTGTAAAATTGACTCCAGAACTTGGATAGGATGTGAACTTAGATTCTAGAATATATTTTAGATTAACTAACTTGTTACTGTGATCCCATGGGCTCGTTTTGCTGGTTTCCTGCTGTCCGCAGAATCCCTGTTGGAATCCCAGCAGATCCACGCTCCTCTCAAGCTCTCCGCTTCCCTCTTCTCTACTCACCACCATCTACTCTTCTCTAATCCTCTGTTTGACCTTAAACCTTTactctcccctgtttcctcttctATAATCCTCTGTTTAAGCCGTTAATTTTCGAAGGCGATGGCGGTCTCTTCGAGTGGAAGAGGCGAGCTTTCGGAGCAGTGGAAGAAGCGAGAGACGAATCCGGAGAGGACGAAGGTCTGGGCGGAGCCGAAGCCGAAGACGTCCGGCAGGAAAGTCTCGGTGGTCTACTACCTCGCCAGAGACGGCCATTTGGAGCCCCCTCACTTCATGGATGTCCCGCTCTCGTCCGCCGAGGGGCTCTATCTCAGAGGTATGAGATCAGAAAACGGGAAAAAAGGCCCCTTTTCCTTTTGTTCTTTCCAATGGCCATCTCATTTCTATTTGTTGTTCCAATTCTAGATGTCATCAATCGTCTCGATATTCTCAGAGGAAGAGGGATGGCTGCCATGTACTCGTGGTCTTCCAAACGGTGAACTCCATATTACGTCTCTGCTTCTTCTTTCATTGTAGAATTTAAGAAACGCCAAAGACACCCTTTTGCCATTCGATGCTGATTCGAGTCCGAAAAGCCCTAAAGAACTCAACTTTTCCCGTTTTAGTTTGTACTTGAATCCAACCAACTATGAAGCACGAAATTTTTGCCAGTTTTTATGCTGATTCGAATCCAATCAACCTTAAAAGTTCTTACCTTTTTGCCGAATTTCGCTTCAGGAGCTATAAGAACGGATTTGTGTGGCACGATCTCTCCGAAGACGACTTCATCTACCCGGTTCACGGCCAAGAGTACATTCTCAAAGGATCGGAGCTCCCCCACCTCGGCAACCCTTCTAACTCTCAGGAATTCCTCGCTGCCTCTTCTTCCAACTCCGAGAAGCCTCCCGAAATCCCCAATTCCGTCCGAGGCGATTCCAACTTCCCCGTTTCAAGAAGAAAGAAGACGTCTTGTAATTCTCGCGATCAAAAAGAGTTCACGGCCTGCAAGAGCGAAGCGGCGCCGGATCCCACCGTCAAATTCTCCGACGCCTCGACCCAGACCGACGACCCGCGACACAGGCGGCGAGCTCCCGTCGGAGAGGAAAGACGAGAGACGATTCCGAATGTCGAAGCGACGGATATCGTCACGGGCGAGATCTCGCCTCTGACGTCCCCCTCCAGCCCTGAGACGCTGGAAGCGCTGATCAAAGCCGAAGGCCGGATCGTGGCGATACGCCCGGAGTATCGCGAAATCCCCAATTGCGTCCGAGGCGATTGCAATTTCCCCGTTTCAAGAAGAAAGAAGACGTCTTGTAATTCTCGCGATCAAAAAGAGTTCACGGCCTGCAAGAGCGAACCGGCGCCGGATCCCGCCGTCAAATTCTCCGACGCCTCGACCCAGACCGATGACCCGCGACACAGGCGGCGAGCTCCCGTCGGAGAGGAAAGACGAGAGACGATTCCGAATGTCGAAGCGACGGATATCGTCACGGACGAGATCTCTCCTCCGACGTCCCCCTCCAGCCCTGAGACGCTGGAAGCGCTGATCAAAGCCGACGGCCGGATCGTGGCGATACGCCCGGAGTATCGCCATCGAACGGTAGGCGCCTGCTCGAACGGCAGGGCGAGGGCGTCGGCGTCGGGAGTCCTGACGCATCTGATCGCGTGCGGCTCGATCTCAGTGAAGGACCCGGGGATCTCGCTGGTGTCGCAGTACAGGGGAAGACTGCCGCGGGCGAAGACCGAAAAGGGGACGAAGGAGATTGAGGAGGCTTCACGGGGAATGCCTCCTAGTATTTGGGCAACTGGATTGGAGGATATGGAGTAGTTTATTGGGAGTTTGATTGAAACCAGGAAGCTAGCTGGGGAGTGATGGTGAGGGAGAATTCCCCAGCCATTCCCCACCTTGAAGTGGTCGTCTTCCTGCAATGCTGCTATGGTGAAGTGAATGTTTCTACCATGAGACCAGAGAATAAGATATCTCTAGCTCTCATTTTGAAGACCCAAAAAAAATTCGATCTTCCTACGAGAGGACACAGCGGAAAGacattttttgcatgaatcaCAGATGGAATAAGCGGGGCCGGtcataaaattaaaaacaagGTGAGCTGAAAGCCGTGAGATTTGCTCTAAATTTATTTGCAATGCCCCGGTGCCTCAACATGGTAAGAGTTAGCCTCTTGGACATTCTGGTTGATATAAATATCATTGTTTTTTGTGGTAGATACATTTGTGAGTGAACAAATATGCTCCTATGCTTATATTGATATGTTTATTGATAATTTAAAAgatgaaaaattttaatactGCTAGTGTTTTAAAATGCAATGTATAATGCTGCATATGTGTTTGTATATCCGTACGTGGCCCCTTGACTACACTCTATAGTCTATTGTCTATGTACAATTATTATATACAGCCATAGCATATATAGGCGAAAAATGACAATCTTCTTATCGTTATGTGGATTCTTGAGCCACATATGCAGCCCTAGGCTCATATAGGCCCATGCAGGTGAAGCAGTAAGCTGATATTTAGGTTTGATTTGGATATAAGATAGAGATATTATGGATATTCATAATGTTAAAATAATGATCATATTATCATCGCTATTATTAGGTATTAGGCACGAAGCAACAAATACTAATCATTAGTTGTCATTGTCATCAACCTTGTGATTATCCATCTAAAACATATTACTGTCAATCCgtcatcattatttttatattaattattatatataatatataataataataattacatttagtattctatatatatctttaaatagttaaaaaaatagtaaCTGTATATGCTTCCATATATGGTCAGCATACTGTATATTTACTGTATACCATCCACATTGCAACCactttttaaaacaccaaatacCACATATACACAAATTacacatatttttttattagttgtTGATTTTTGTTCTGCTGAATTTCATTTATTGATGAAATCGTAGTTTCTTCCCGAAATTTTGTGAACAGGAGATTAAGAATGGAACCCAGGAAATTGAGGACGGCCATTCTAGACCAGAAAATCCAAGACAAGGAAAGGAGGTAACTCGCCCATCCCACGCGGTACATGGAGGAGCGTAGGGATCGATGGTTAACCACCCTAGAACTAGAAATAGAGAGATATTgtgtgagagagaaagaaacagCATATCCCCTTGTAGAGAGGACAGCAATGATTTATTCTGCCCTGTATGCGTATGAAAGAGGTTTATGTTTCCCTAGTTTTCCAAATGGTATTCTTTAATTAGTTCCTGTGTCCCTTCCCTATGACGTGGATATATGTGTCTGTAAAGGATTTCAGGGATGCGttcaaatttttttgaaatccgCCTTCCTTCAAGCCATTCCTGTGGTTCTACAGAGTTGGTCTATATCAGAAGAGCTTTTGACAGCTTGGAATATTTA containing:
- the LOC103696515 gene encoding uncharacterized protein LOC103696515, with protein sequence MAVSSSGRGELSEQWKKRETNPERTKVWAEPKPKTSGRKVSVVYYLARDGHLEPPHFMDVPLSSAEGLYLRDVINRLDILRGRGMAAMYSWSSKRSYKNGFVWHDLSEDDFIYPVHGQEYILKGSELPHLGNPSNSQEFLAASSSNSEKPPEIPNSVRGDSNFPVSRRKKTSCNSRDQKEFTACKSEAAPDPTVKFSDASTQTDDPRHRRRAPVGEERRETIPNVEATDIVTGEISPLTSPSSPETLEALIKAEGRIVAIRPEYREIPNCVRGDCNFPVSRRKKTSCNSRDQKEFTACKSEPAPDPAVKFSDASTQTDDPRHRRRAPVGEERRETIPNVEATDIVTDEISPPTSPSSPETLEALIKADGRIVAIRPEYRHRTVGACSNGRARASASGVLTHLIACGSISVKDPGISLVSQYRGRLPRAKTEKGTKEIEEASRGMPPSIWATGLEDME